The Malus domestica chromosome 10, GDT2T_hap1 nucleotide sequence CCTTATCGTTCATTTAAGGATAGGAGTTAATATTTAGGACGCATACACAAAGCGTTGATTCTGTCAGAGAGTACTCTTGAATTCAAAACACCCATTAAAAGATAGGGCAATCGTCACTACCAGCTTTGCCCTTGCTACGATTTTGCGAGAACTATTGACTTGATGAAGGGGGGTAAAGTGAAGCAAAAGATCGACATTATAAGGCAAACAATGGAGCTAAACTAATCAAGcctttcattattttatttttacaagaGAAACATTAAATTCCGTACATTGGAACATGGTAGAATTTTCGGAGGCGTAGCTTTCTTTAGCATAACAACACACTGATATCCCAATCACCTCTTCACCATACAAACAAGAGACAGATCTGAATGTGAGACAAGGTCAGCTGccaaatgatttttttacaattttgtaTATAGACAGAGAGTGGACACATTTATCAAATGATGATAAACTGAAACATTTTGTGGCATTAAACAATTACGGTGGGTTTTTTCAGGTCCACCATTGTTGAAAATCAAATACACAAAATAATAGAGTTACAGTAAAATTAAATAGAAAATGAATCAAAAGCCTCATCATGTCCTCCCTGTCAAATCCACCACTGCCTCCTCCACCAGCTCCTCCAGCAACTTCCCCTCTATTTCCTTCCCAAAATTATCAATTTCCAACCTCATGTTTTCCGACCACCCTTTCCCGACAACCTCCTTCTTCAACACCCTCTCCACCACCACGTCGTTGATGTCCCTGCCGTCCTCCAAAACACACCTCACCTCATCTGAAAACCACTCCGGCATTCGGGCCCACACGTGGTCTGCCAACAGGGGAGAATCACCCTCTAAGAACCTGTCATGGGCCCCGCTGCATGGCGTGGTCCTTGTGCAGCTGTCTGAACCATAACCGGTGATGTCCACCAAGGCTGCATTTACGCAGTCGAATACAAGCTTCCGACTTGATCGGAATCGCCTTCTTTTGGCCTCATGCAAAGGCTCTTTGTCACTTAGGTTGGCCAACTTCTCTCTCAGAGACGGGTCCAAAGGACTTTCAAGCGAATGCCATCTAGCGAAAAATGAGTCGCACTTCACCTCGCCATCTAGGCCAGCGGTGGATAGAAGGGTCTGGACAATGGCATGCCAGTCTTGTTCTTCCCCCTCAGTTGAAACTGAAGGGGATTTTAATAGATATGGTGAGGCAGTCTCTGCACAGGACTCATCCCATGATAGCGTCCGGGAGATTGATCCTATAGGTGGTGATTTGTCAATCAAATTAGACTTGGGGTGACTTCctgttttaacacacaaaatcgtaaaattagacAACATTAAGGAGGATatgaaagaaaactaataaatcaaggATTGAGAGAGATACCTAGGAGGTTTTGCTTCAAAATTACAGAGGATTCCCGAGTTGTATTGTCATCCTCTTCCAACGGTGCTTCTAGAACTGATATTGGACTTGCCTGATCCGGATTTTCGCCAACACAGCCGGGCACCACAGGCTTTGCCACACACAACCCTGTCTGTAAAATTGAAGCGAAAACAAATCAATTGAACCATTCATGGAATGACAATACGACACTGAATAACTCaggttttacaaaaaaaatcagTACCATAATGCATGCATTTTACTCCATACAGCAAATTATATTGCTTAGAGGTTGCtgcagtttttttgttttggaggGGGATTTGCAACAAATAAAGAGGCCAAGTACTAATAGCAGACGAAAATGAAAGATTGAACTACCTCGAGTGGCACTGTGCCTTGGTTTTGTCCCATGCTTGTTACATGCTGAGATTCTTTTCCTAAATATCCAAATAAAGCAGGAGACAAACACCCTTCAAAGCCACCATCATTAGCACATTGAGATGCATCGTCACTAATTATACCAGGAGGAACCAGAGAATTTGGTGGTTCAGCAAGGGCGGACTGAGATTCACTAGATTTCCCTCTGTTTGATTTCTTATTTCTGGAGAAAAATAAACTTGAGACTTTCCCTTTCAGCGATGATTTCATGCTCTTTGCCTTCGTTAGCTCTTTGGGAACATCTGTCTTTCCAGCACCAGGATCTGAAACTTGAACATTGACCCCGGCACCATATACTGTAGAAGATACAGGGAGAGATTGTGACCTAAAAAGACTTCTGGGAGAATCAAcagcaccttcttcttcaataGAATCAACAGGTAAGCATGAAACTGATTCCCTTGGTTCTTGTTCCTTCTGAATAATCTCATCCTCAGATCTTGCGGGCTTCTTTATCTCTGAAAGAGCAAGCATCTCACCCAATGTACTAGAGCTTCTCTGGGCATGTCTTTGGTCCTGAGGATTCGCATTTAATGCCATAATTGCCCATCTTTCAGAAAGTCGCTTCTTTGCCTCTCTGCAAACCGATGACTCTGGCGAACATGACATGCGGCTGAAGGAGGACGAAGAAAAAGGGCTGCCAAACCTATTGATGTAATCCCATGAATGCCTAGAAGATGGTGACATGACTTCAGAATCACTGTGATTTCCTGCTGCATATTCATGTTCTGATTTGTAAAATGAACTTTCATCACCAGTATAGCCATTGGAAAATACAGAGGAAATCAAAGCTTCGTCCCTCCGATGACCCATCAAATTATCACGCATCTTCTGTGTGATCTCCTTTGCAACTTCTCTTGATTCTCGTTCCTCATCATCTTCATGTTCCTCATAGAAGTTTTCACCATGTAATATTCTTGGTGATGAGGTGGGTGAAGAAATCACTGCCTTAATGTCATTAGCCTTCCCTGGGCTAGGCCTTAATACCACTATCCGAGTTGGTGGAGCCGGATATCCATCAACTTCCTGATCAACAACAGTAGGACAGTATCCATGGTGGCTTTTGTCCCATGCAGCTGCTTGACCGGCCTGAGCTGATTTCTTTGTCTGTTCATCACTCTTGTGCCCTATGCCTGATAATTTTTCGCTAGAAACCATCTTTGAAGGTCTGAGAACAGTGATCCGCTTCGTCTCAGTAGACTGAGGAGGGATAGATTGTAATTCATGTAGATGCTGAGAAAACAAGGAATTAGGTTCCTGCAGAAACGTGAGGAACAAATCTCTATTGGAGCTTAATACGTCAAGTGCATCTTGGAACTCCTTGGACTGGCGAAGCCTCTCATCCGTGGCCAAGCGTTTGGCTTCCATGAACTTCTGACGAACTAGAGCCATCTTCTTCTCATTAACCTTTTCATTATTCCTTCCCTTCTGAGGTGATTTATTTCTTCCATAACCTGCCTTCTGAGGTTGCTGCCAGACTTCGTAAACATCTTTGTAATCATTCTGTTCTGAGCACTGATGAAATTCGCGTAGCATTCCCTTGTCCAAAAACCCATCTTGTTGTTGCCAACATTCCAATGGCATGCTGGAATGATTATTTGTACATTGCGAATAGCTGTTTGTATGACTTCTTTGTGAAGCTGAATCTGACTTCTCTAATGGGAGAGCATCAAGCCCCATCAACTTGGCAACCAAGTTGGGTGGATTCTTCTTAGACTCCACTTCTTTTGACATTTCTCGGTCTAAAAGGATCTTTATGGGTGTTCCACTTGCTTTATTGTTTGATGAACTTCTTCTTAACTCAGACACAATCTGAATACCCCATAAAAATGTAACACAAATCAGGAAACTGCGGTATAAATGATTCAATGAGAAACAATAGACAACTTCGAATTGCATGTTTCTCCCATGGCACTGGGTTAAAATTTCATTAGTCAAGAGAAAAATCCTGCAAAACTTACCGGTTTATCATCTACGTGATCTCCAAAAGAGGGAGGACCCAACATTGTTGCCACATCCGATTGACTCCTTGAGAGTGAAGAGCCTACCAAAACTGATGGATCAGTATTACAATTGACAGATACACGACTACAAATAGCACAAGAAAAGCAATTGCCAGACGTTCCAAAAAGATAGCAAACAGCAAAAATTAGAACAGGAATTTGACAGTTGAATTATGAAAGCAATTTGTAAAGCATTAGAATCTGTCACTCATTACTGATTAATAAAAGACTGTATCAGAGGAAATTACCATCACGGTGCGGTTTATCAGTGAGCAGCTTGTTTCCAGAAACCCCATTACCCAAATCAAAGAGGTTCACCATTCTTCCCAAGCATCCGGGAAAAGCCTTGTCCGCGTCGTGAGCTTTGCCGATCTGCATCTCGTTCATTTCAACCCCTGTGTGATCACATAACTCGGTAGATTAATCCCAATATACAATCACCTTCAATTTTCATTTGTTGAAATGGAATATAAAAAAATGCAGTCAAAGAATTCCaaatcaaataaacaaaacCGTTGAAAAACATGACATCTTCAAGGAAATTTACTCGTGGAACATTTATTCCAAAAACAAACCCAATTCGTAGCCACACAATTCAACACGATTAGAAATTATggaaaaaatttaataaataatatttttccaTTTCAGTCAAACTCAGCACAAACAACGAACCTGAAAGCTACAAGCTTGAAGCTTGAACCCCAATTAAGAGAGAGTACATTGGATTGAAATATCACATCAATTTTTCAAGCgtaaaaagccaaaaaaaaaaaaaaaaaaagtttggatTTTTCTAAGATGAAAATAAAAGCAAGCTAATTAGAAGGAAATCATTGAGCTCAAATTGAACAAAAAGCGAGAATATTAAGCTCAGGAAAGCTGCTATTTCTTCAGCTTTAGCTAATCAGAAAAGCAAATCCAGCTACACGGAAGGAATTAGATTCCCCTTATCAGCAACacacagaagagagagagagagagagagagagaccaaaAAGGTAACACTCAAAAGGACGACACAGCCATAAATCTGACACAGTTACAAGCAGCATtcagagggggggggggggggattggGACCTGTGAGCGTCGAGGAGATGGGAATCTGCCATTCCAGCGATAATGCGGACAGAGGAGCTGCCGGAATCTGAGGTGGCGATTGGATCAGCGGCGGTCGCTCTGAGCCCCAGCGGGCGTGGTTGGCTTCGGTTTTCTCCTGTGCGCTtccgctttctctctctctatctagtttctctctcctccccacCGACTTGGTTCAGCTGCGTCTGTGGTGTCGGACTTGAAAATGGTATTGTTTAATTGAGAttgatttgagagagagagagagagagagagggatcaAAAACGGAAAAGAGGTGAGTTGGGGGTAATCAGACAATATTCGTATTTTTTATAGGAAAGTTTCGGTGTTTCTATTTATGTCCTTGTAGTGTTGGGTATTTACAGTTATGGCCTATTTCGTTGGGGATTCTGATAAGATATGTGCCCTAGCTTACTTGGTTTGCTATCACCATCTTTAGTATGTGAAAGTGAAATTTTAtccgttttcttttctttttataactcATTTCAATTCACCCTATTTTCTCTGAAGACAGCAGAGCGATTTTATCTGCACTTCAAAACATGTCTACGACGCATACTTGCATGAGCTGTAAGATAAAGCTTGTGAACCATATGAATGCTCCAAATTCCACTCGAGCATCTAAATTTGGATCATTTTGGCAATTCTTCATTCATTTTGAATTAAGTAAAAAGATATTGTTTATTCAATAAGTTTGGTAGATTACTTATCCCTAAATTTTGACCCGATATTGAATACACTTTCATCATTTTATAATGAAAAATGCTAGAGATGTTGAAGAATAGGATCTCACGTCGGTcatataataaattaatatataagaGTTTTTACTCATAATATCACCAaaatcttttgtgataaaactcaacATCTAACAATTAGTGGTTAAGTTATAACAGTATTAGTAATGTTAGTAGTAGTGGACCATGGTAGACGCTTATCAAGGGAGCACAAAGTACAATCCTAATGACCAACCAAACGTCCATGCACCTATATGATACAGAAATTGTGCGTACACATAAGCCAAAACAAATGAGGTGGACAAATTCTAATGCATGAAATGCCATGCACTTTTCGGTTgattaattaagtaattaagtaattaattaattatataatataacaaCTTTTTCAACTTTAGCTAGCTAATAAGATAAGaagatttttctttaattaatattttgctgtTTTATTAGAATGGCTAAGACAGAAAAGATGCACTCCccatttgatatattattaAGCAAGTTACCAATTAAATAAACGTTTAGGAAGGCACCTTGGAATATAACTAAACAATAAAAGTACAATTGTCTCGATGCAGCATTAACATAATCAAGACTTAAACACCAAATAATTAGTTCTTGTTTTTGTTCTCTTACCAACTGAACCATTtacaatatatattaaataggTTGTTTGTAGATTGTTTCAAAAGAAAATGTGTGATAATTTGATGTTGGTGCTATTTACACATCTCTATTTACCTTTCACACATCTCtgttaatttatgttatttgatcatttttaagttatttgatCCAACGACCGAAAATTGAGATGGGTCATATGTATAATCAAATGTATCCCCAGTAGGTCAAGTCTTTCGTTCAACAACAAAgatcaaagttaaaataacaaaaaatcaaCTACACTAAAATGTCTTGAGGCTGAAAAACCTCATCAATATCAACTAACAAATACCTCCAAGAAGACAAAATCTTAAGTAAGAATCCATGATCCTGTCATCCGACAAAAGTATGAGATTCTCTGTATCTTAATCTCATTGGACTTCATACTAGTTTCACCCAGCACAAGAGAGTTGTCCTAGTAAGCCTTGTGTTATTTCACTTTGTCCCCATATGCTTTTTACGTTATTTTACCTTGTGATAGATGAACTTTTGGTGGTGAATGTGAAAGTGAAatgcttttggttttggaaagCAGATGGGTGAAGAAATGTAGCAAGGGAAAAGCATGGGGtaaaccaaattattatggGCAAAGATGAATCTCAAGGGTAAAATCTTTGACATTGACAATATTGCTCAACATGGCTACAAAGAAGGACCTACCCCAACCACTATGAACTTACAAGACACATGATCTTCCTTGCTCACACGTAAAGAGGACTACTCCATTTGGTGGGGGGTTTGAATTTCCCTACTTAATTAAAACTCCATCCTTTCaatcaattataattttttttgtcgaaagatATGATTTTATTGGAATAAAAAGTTTAAATAAGAATAGCCACATTTGCATATTCTGCCAAGATATTGAAAAAAAACTCTGGACCTAACTCAATTATATTGATGGTTATGCAATTTTAGGTTTCAATACAATTGGGTCCATAACACAATAATTCAACACCAATATGGTCTTTATAAAGTGATACTACGTACAACAACTCATAAAAGATTTTATGTACCTTCTTTTAAGTCTCATAAAAGATTTTATGTACCATCTTTTAAGTCTATGTATTTATGTGAAAAAAGTCTTTGATAAATAATGAGAGAATTCTACTAAATTCACAATAAATTGCAACCAGGAGGTTCAAGCTTGAATGCAACGAGCAGGGTACAATGATGTAACCAACTTGATTATATCCAAATCTGCTTCATAATTTTCTCTTGGATAGTACTGATCTccttataattttattattttacctTGTTCTCTCTCACAGTCACAACATCATGCTTAATGTATTGAGTAGTATGTGTAACTAGAATCAGTTACAAAACTTTTAATCAAAAACATAAatgtcattaaaaatataataaaccaCAGTTCAATGCTCCCACTTAGTTTTGTTGAAATactatttttatgaaaaaaattgcAACCAGATCTAAATACATATATTTCCGTAATTTATTACTACTATTATTTTctttacctttttaatttttcaaaatccttttctttttctaattatGTAAATAAAACATTTAATTTTATTGACACACTTATAATGAAATAATTAATAGTCGTTTaccaatatttattttttgtcacaTATGCATATAATCGTTCGCATGCTTAGTGGAGTAGTCAGTAACTTAAACCCGGCAGAAAATCTGTGACGGGACGCAAATCTTTAATCTTTTATCAACGGTGAAGCATGCAGCGTGCACATGCATATGGCAAATGACAATGACTACCTTTTCTGTTTCCATATGTTTAGTCACCGATTCAGATTATGGGCAGATTTAGGAGCTTAATTGTTTGTTTATGTCAGTCATTACGAAAAGGACTTAACCAACTAACCACTCCATTCGGACTTAAGAGGGAATGTGTCACCTTCATGCATCTGTCAATTTTGGCACTGTTTTAGTACACGTTTAGCCATAATTAAGTGCCTAAACTTTATACACCAAGGTGGAAATTTTGAATATAACCATTATGTTAAAACTTGTACTAATCCATTTGACAACGTGACCAACATACAAATGATTGATCACGGGAGAAATATTGCATACAAGATTGTTCTAGTTAGGAGATGTGATTGTAATTACCCGATAGTGAATTGGATAATTACAATCACTAGTAATCACGTGCTCATGACATCACTACTCTTCATGTGTAGgaatttcattttcttctaaCACATCGTGGTTACTTAGAATCAAAGTTTTATAAGACACTAGGTGCTAATAGGGCGACATACCTAGCGTCTAGGCGGGCTAGgtgaatttaagtaaatttagtataaataaatgtctatttatactaaaaaaaacacataactgTATCGGGatacataaattgtaaaataaaatgacatatagattataaagtattagaacacaTTGAAAACATAGGGAACAAGTAtttaatgagtgttcatccaagtattcaacaagtcttttacattttattgacaaaataaaattcaaaatgaaagCTATCGGTTTTTCAGTCTAAGTAAAAGTCGAGACCTAAGCAGGTGCCTAAGCGGGTCTAGGcacactttcttaattttcatgcgCTTAGGCACTAATCATAGCGGTGACCAATTGTCTAGCACCTAGGTAGGGCCTAGGCGGCGTCAGAAgcagatttttagaacaatgcttagaatatatttctttttttttttctaatactAGAGGTTATTTAGAATATTGTTTGACTCATTACAGTTAAAAATGAATGTCTTCGTTATTGCAAATCATAAATTAATACATACTGAGAGGATTTATTAATCACAAACACAAAAGTATTCgggtgaaagaaaaaaaatcattgatTGTTACAATTGAAGGCCAATTATTTTCGCTACCTACGCTTATCTCCACCTACTTTATACAACTTGGACGGTTGGACCCAAGAGTCCAAAACTCTCTGCTTTCAAGAATTTATTTGTTAAGGAGACGATGGTAAAACCACGACCAGCTACATCCAGCGTTTGGCAAATTGCAATTCCAACTTCGACGAAGAATGTGAGCAAAATTAATGATGGGGTAACGACTGATGACATCAGCAGACAAAGTGGGGACAGATGTCGTGGCAAGTGGGAGGGACTGCATGGTTTTGTTTGGAATAAAATTCTCTCCGCTTCGATTTCACTTGCTTCCGGTCCCTTTCTATTTAAATCTCacaagtcacgtcaatattttatgttAACTTCTTTATAAGAAGGGAAAGACAAGAAGGAAAgtaagagagaatggaaaggaaggagaaagacaaagagaaaagtgagaaaaaaTGGAAGGGGAGGAGATGTGGAGGAGAAATAATCCTACTCTTTTTTGTTGTCTAAAGACCACGGAagatttttttattgtgatAGGAGCCAAGCTCAGTATACCAAATATTATAAAACAAGTAAttgaatatttgaaaaaaaaaatattactaatTCATTTGTATCATGACACTTGTGTACCAAGCCTTGTTTTGGCACACTGAAAATTTATCAAAGGACCACAGAGCTAGAGCTCGTttggaaatgcttttaaaatgactgacaatgattttgatgaaaatatttatgaaactaatcCTTAGTAAAACTCCAAGTAGATCCTAAAAAAGCACTTTAAATACTTCATGCAAAAAACACATGTTTCTTTCAAATAGCATTTATACTCTGGAGTGAAGAAAGGAGGACTGAGGACCGGAgagtaaaaaaatttgtttaatcATTTGCAATGACTAAATCACATAATTAATGAtgaattttaagattaaaatgaaccatttttcaatttaaagtatcatcatatgataaCACATCATTTTCAATCCTTTCTCTTTCGTTCAAATATGCTAATGACTTAATTGCATGCTAAAATCTATGGGACCAGATGACCCTCTGCAACGGCTACGTTTATTTAATTTGTGATGATTTTGCATTTGAATTATGTCTTAGTCTACTTAATTACAAAAGGTCATGAAAAAAATAGTGCATTCATTTTCAACTACTTTGAAGCATCATTGGAACCAAATCTACTTATTAGCATCCACTCCACATTAATTCCACTTTGATAATATAGTGATGCAAAGTAAGAATACGGAATAAATAACTCTTGagaaaatttgtgtgttagacATTCACACCGTCAAATAGCGTTACTAATCTACATGTGGTAATACGTGAGTGGACGTGTAAGCGATGGATAAAGCATAAGAagtaaagagaagagagagacgaAGAGATATTAGAAGGAGAAGTCAGAGCATCTATTCTTCTCAATATTCACAACAATGTATGTTAACGTATTACATATTGACCTTAAGTGGAGAGACACGATTAACAATATTCAGAACAAGTCGTTAAATCATACGATTTTTTCTTAATGCCATCAAAGTAAGATGATATTACAATATCAGATtcatattaatttacctaccacATCTCTAATGGTGGTAGGACTCACACAAGAGTTCCACATGAGAGTTGAGACTCCCACGTGAACCTTACATGTCTGAGAGATGTGTTTACCTACTCATGCATTGAAGAACAATATCAACTTGCCTCTGCCTAAAGTCTTGCAAATCTAACATTTTCTCAAGTGGAAACAATGTGAAGTTGCTAAGTCCCTCTGCTCAAGTAACTTGCCCATCACTTAATCTCTAATGATTCTCTACACAGTATACGACACGAAAAATACATTTAATCTACGGTGCTGGATCATTTCGTAAGATTCGGAAAAGGCAGAAGTGTGACTCATGGAATCAATAACATGTACCTGTTTATAATGCTGCAATCTTGCAGCGATAAAAGAAATCCGTGCCCCAAAACATGAACTAGCATAACCGCTGCTGTCATACATTGTAATGTAGCCATTGACGAAAACTTACTTTACTATCAAGAATATTGACATCGCTATCAGCAAAGTTTGTCTCTCTTTCGTTACTTTCATCCCAGCTTGGCTTATCAAGCAGCAATGGCCATGTCTTCTCTCTGTCCAATGGAATTTGGAGGCAAAAGGCTGAGCTGTCTTCATGGACATTAACATTATCTTCAACGAAATGAGTAAGACTTCTTGTATGACTTGAGTCATCTAAGCATCTTTCGTACTTATCATCATGGTAAGTAAGAAGGCGGGAAGATAAGTTTTCCTGTTCAGGAAATTGTAGAGCTAGACAAGTTGATGAATCATGCTCTCTCGAGGAACCACTTAACGGAAGGTAGTTCCATCCTAAATCAGAATCAAGTCCAGAGGAAAGGAAAGATTCGGTATTAGGAAGATAGTACCCCTCATTGATAATTTTGCTCGAAAACCAATGGTCGTTTTGGAGAGATAATGTGGTGCTTCCAACTTCATATGCAGTGTCATTAATGCAGTCTTCAGCTAGATTAATAAAGTTCGGTATACATGATGACAAGGTTAACGGAATTTGCTGGAAACCTGATTGTAAATCGCCTTTGTCTTCAAGACAACGCCTTACAACTTCATTGTTGTAATAACTGGCAAAGGATGCGGATTGGTGTTCAGTTCTATATGTTGATAAGTTAGATAAGCTTCTATCTTCTTCTGTACTGTCAAAATCCCAACCCAGCATAGGAACACATAGCTCTCTGTCGACCAAATATTCATTTGGCTGACAGAATACATCCGTCTCTTTGGCATGGCCAGACGTCACCAACCCATATTCTTCGAATGGAAGAAGAGAATGTGAATGACTCTCAGTGCATGAAATTGCAGTACCTTCTAATAATTCATGGTCAGGTTCCCATACTCTGTACTGAAGATGGTTCTTGTAAGCATAACTAGTTGGAGAATCGGAACATAAAATCCTCTCTCTTGATCTCTTTGACCAGCAAGATGATTCAGAATCATGCAAACAAGGGCTAAATTCAAGTTCCATAAACTTTCTAGCAGGTGTCGAATGAAGTTTCATGAAGTGAATATCTGACTCATAAGATGGAAGTGTCATAGACTTGTCATTGGTGCCCGGTTGCCTAAGCTTTGGATCCTTAAATTCCTGCAAGAGCAAGTATTTTTCTTACCAATTGGAAACCATGAACAGGTGTAAATCCAATAATCCATACAAAAAGCAAATAGATGATACATTGGTCTCATTGCACTTGGGGATCAGCCGACTGAGGAgcacagaaacaaaatcgtacCTGAGATAATATTATACATCCTTAATAGGGGACGTAAAGATAATGTAAAAACTTATTGATCATAGATTCATGATATGTCTAACCCCTTTGAGCAGTGTTCATCAATTTCAGGAAATGAGGTCTCTGCCACCCACTGGTGTAGTTTCTGTCTCTTCCGATCAAAAACGTCTGCACGCCTGTTTTGAGTTTCTGTCTCTCCAAAACAAGTTAAGTTTCCGGCATGATTCAAAATAACTTAATAGTGTGAAACCAAGATACTGAAACATTCTCAGGTTTAACTAATCAGAACTGCAGCTACAAAAATTAAAAGTCAAAGTAATACATAATACGATGGTattggtcaaagagacaacTGGCTAGAAGGAAATTTTGGACTAGAAAGCTTGTATTAATTTATCAGATTCATATTTCCTTTTCCTCTCTATCTCCTTggtcaccaaatcagcataacaaagaaaaaatgTAGAGATTTCACATACGAATTACCTTTACTTCTCAAGGAATTTTCATATTCCTCCACCATATTGTTCTGTCTCCTATGTGCGTTCTCCAAGGTTGCACAAGTTCTCTTGATATTTAGTTCTGCACATAAACGGAAGTTACACTAGTAACTTCGAGGTTGAAGTACGCGGTTTCAGGCTTAACTTCACAAAATATGCATATCAGACATTTCCCTTTATAGTTGATGCAGTACAAATAGGCATACAGGACACAGGTTTCTGCATTAAATTTTTACCTACGCCTCTTTACATTGAAAATATGAGCTTTTGATGCACTACCAAGTACCAAGTC carries:
- the LOC103445438 gene encoding uncharacterized protein isoform X1, which produces MNEMQIGKAHDADKAFPGCLGRMVNLFDLGNGVSGNKLLTDKPHRDVLVGSSLSRSQSDVATMLGPPSFGDHVDDKPIVSELRRSSSNNKASGTPIKILLDREMSKEVESKKNPPNLVAKLMGLDALPLEKSDSASQRSHTNSYSQCTNNHSSMPLECWQQQDGFLDKGMLREFHQCSEQNDYKDVYEVWQQPQKAGYGRNKSPQKGRNNEKVNEKKMALVRQKFMEAKRLATDERLRQSKEFQDALDVLSSNRDLFLTFLQEPNSLFSQHLHELQSIPPQSTETKRITVLRPSKMVSSEKLSGIGHKSDEQTKKSAQAGQAAAWDKSHHGYCPTVVDQEVDGYPAPPTRIVVLRPSPGKANDIKAVISSPTSSPRILHGENFYEEHEDDEERESREVAKEITQKMRDNLMGHRRDEALISSVFSNGYTGDESSFYKSEHEYAAGNHSDSEVMSPSSRHSWDYINRFGSPFSSSSFSRMSCSPESSVCREAKKRLSERWAIMALNANPQDQRHAQRSSSTLGEMLALSEIKKPARSEDEIIQKEQEPRESVSCLPVDSIEEEGAVDSPRSLFRSQSLPVSSTVYGAGVNVQVSDPGAGKTDVPKELTKAKSMKSSLKGKVSSLFFSRNKKSNRGKSSESQSALAEPPNSLVPPGIISDDASQCANDGGFEGCLSPALFGYLGKESQHVTSMGQNQGTVPLETGLCVAKPVVPGCVGENPDQASPISVLEAPLEEDDNTTRESSVILKQNLLGSHPKSNLIDKSPPIGSISRTLSWDESCAETASPYLLKSPSVSTEGEEQDWHAIVQTLLSTAGLDGEVKCDSFFARWHSLESPLDPSLREKLANLSDKEPLHEAKRRRFRSSRKLVFDCVNAALVDITGYGSDSCTRTTPCSGAHDRFLEGDSPLLADHVWARMPEWFSDEVRCVLEDGRDINDVVVERVLKKEVVGKGWSENMRLEIDNFGKEIEGKLLEELVEEAVVDLTGRT
- the LOC103445438 gene encoding uncharacterized protein isoform X2, whose protein sequence is MNEMQIGKAHDADKAFPGCLGRMVNLFDLGNGVSGNKLLTDKPHRDGSSLSRSQSDVATMLGPPSFGDHVDDKPIVSELRRSSSNNKASGTPIKILLDREMSKEVESKKNPPNLVAKLMGLDALPLEKSDSASQRSHTNSYSQCTNNHSSMPLECWQQQDGFLDKGMLREFHQCSEQNDYKDVYEVWQQPQKAGYGRNKSPQKGRNNEKVNEKKMALVRQKFMEAKRLATDERLRQSKEFQDALDVLSSNRDLFLTFLQEPNSLFSQHLHELQSIPPQSTETKRITVLRPSKMVSSEKLSGIGHKSDEQTKKSAQAGQAAAWDKSHHGYCPTVVDQEVDGYPAPPTRIVVLRPSPGKANDIKAVISSPTSSPRILHGENFYEEHEDDEERESREVAKEITQKMRDNLMGHRRDEALISSVFSNGYTGDESSFYKSEHEYAAGNHSDSEVMSPSSRHSWDYINRFGSPFSSSSFSRMSCSPESSVCREAKKRLSERWAIMALNANPQDQRHAQRSSSTLGEMLALSEIKKPARSEDEIIQKEQEPRESVSCLPVDSIEEEGAVDSPRSLFRSQSLPVSSTVYGAGVNVQVSDPGAGKTDVPKELTKAKSMKSSLKGKVSSLFFSRNKKSNRGKSSESQSALAEPPNSLVPPGIISDDASQCANDGGFEGCLSPALFGYLGKESQHVTSMGQNQGTVPLETGLCVAKPVVPGCVGENPDQASPISVLEAPLEEDDNTTRESSVILKQNLLGSHPKSNLIDKSPPIGSISRTLSWDESCAETASPYLLKSPSVSTEGEEQDWHAIVQTLLSTAGLDGEVKCDSFFARWHSLESPLDPSLREKLANLSDKEPLHEAKRRRFRSSRKLVFDCVNAALVDITGYGSDSCTRTTPCSGAHDRFLEGDSPLLADHVWARMPEWFSDEVRCVLEDGRDINDVVVERVLKKEVVGKGWSENMRLEIDNFGKEIEGKLLEELVEEAVVDLTGRT